From the genome of Gemmatimonadota bacterium, one region includes:
- a CDS encoding RNA polymerase sigma factor: protein MHLIGRRGGGNERSEIRELSSSCHRLAVTSIERDRLAEQVIVLRAQLGARDAWAWLVAHHDARLLFYLRRLLGSSHDAEDVRQDVWLTAIRKLHTLEDAGAFQSWLYQIARRRAYSLLSRSRREVMVPEDSFEDVAVIAADADELTFAPETAAAVHAALDTLSPAHREVLTLRFLSGLRYEAIATVLECAVGTVRSRLHYAKLALRAAVTEDPATLAMESDHE, encoded by the coding sequence ATGCATCTCATCGGGCGGAGGGGCGGAGGGAATGAGCGGAGCGAGATCAGGGAACTGTCGTCGTCGTGCCACCGGCTGGCCGTGACGAGCATCGAGCGCGATCGCCTCGCGGAGCAGGTGATAGTGCTGCGCGCCCAGCTCGGCGCGCGCGATGCCTGGGCATGGCTGGTGGCGCATCATGACGCCCGTTTGCTCTTCTATCTCCGCCGCCTGCTCGGCTCGTCGCACGACGCCGAGGATGTGCGGCAGGACGTCTGGCTCACCGCGATCCGGAAGCTCCATACCCTGGAGGATGCCGGCGCCTTCCAGTCGTGGCTCTACCAGATCGCGCGCCGTCGTGCCTACTCGCTCCTCAGCCGGTCGCGGCGGGAGGTGATGGTGCCGGAAGACTCGTTCGAGGATGTGGCCGTGATCGCCGCCGACGCGGACGAGCTCACCTTCGCGCCGGAGACCGCGGCCGCCGTGCACGCCGCGCTCGATACCCTGTCACCAGCGCATCGCGAGGTGCTCACCCTCCGCTTCCTCAGCGGCCTGCGCTACGAGGCGATTGCCACCGTGTTGGAATGCGCCGTGGGGACGGTCCGTTCCAGGCTCCACTACGCCAAGCTGGCGCTGCGCGCCGCAGTCACCGAAGATCCCGCGACACTTGCGATGGAGAGCGACCATGAGTGA
- a CDS encoding helix-turn-helix domain-containing protein: protein MVITLDPYIIDTLMADLVSHDRQPSAFLVYLTLTRWAHSPHRPQIAMALQDIAESTGLSKRTVQSAIAHLVYRRLLAVDRASPTSVPVYTVLRPWRRGA from the coding sequence ATGGTGATCACGCTCGACCCGTACATCATCGACACGTTGATGGCCGACCTGGTCAGCCACGATCGACAGCCGTCGGCCTTTCTCGTCTACCTGACCCTCACGCGCTGGGCCCATAGCCCGCATCGCCCGCAGATCGCGATGGCGCTGCAGGACATCGCCGAGTCGACGGGGTTGTCGAAGCGCACGGTGCAGTCGGCGATCGCGCATCTCGTCTACCGCCGCCTCCTGGCCGTCGACCGTGCGTCGCCGACGTCGGTCCCGGTCTACACCGTGCTGCGCCCGTGGCGGCGGGGGGCGTAG
- a CDS encoding DUF1428 domain-containing protein, with the protein MKYVDGFLIVVPADKLDDYRAMAEEGRDVWMKHGALDYKECVGDDLHPQMGGMETLSFPTLTGLAADERLIFAFIVYSSRQHRDEVNAKVMSDPAMSPEKMQDKPMPFDFKRFSFGGFEVLVDI; encoded by the coding sequence ATGAAATACGTGGACGGCTTTCTGATCGTGGTCCCCGCCGACAAGCTCGACGACTATCGCGCGATGGCGGAGGAGGGTCGGGACGTCTGGATGAAGCATGGTGCCCTCGATTACAAGGAATGCGTCGGTGACGACCTCCACCCGCAGATGGGAGGGATGGAGACCTTGTCATTCCCCACCCTGACCGGACTCGCGGCGGATGAGCGGCTCATCTTCGCCTTCATCGTCTACAGCTCGCGGCAACATCGTGACGAGGTCAACGCCAAGGTCATGAGCGACCCCGCGATGAGCCCGGAGAAGATGCAGGACAAGCCGATGCCCTTCGACTTCAAGCGGTTCAGCTTCGGCGGGTTCGAGGTGCTGGTCGACATCTAG
- a CDS encoding VOC family protein, translating to MSQLSLVALVVRDYDPAIDFFVNVLQFELVEDTPSLTNDGRPKRWVVVRPVGAETGILLARADGAQQEAAVGQQFAGRVGFFLRVDDFDATYARMVAAGVTFVGAPREESYGKVVVFLDLEGNRWDLLG from the coding sequence ATGTCCCAGCTCTCCCTCGTCGCCCTCGTGGTCCGCGACTACGACCCGGCGATCGACTTCTTCGTGAACGTCCTGCAGTTCGAGCTGGTCGAGGACACGCCCTCGCTGACGAACGACGGGCGGCCGAAGCGCTGGGTCGTGGTGCGTCCGGTCGGCGCTGAGACGGGGATCCTGCTCGCGCGGGCCGACGGGGCGCAGCAGGAAGCCGCCGTTGGCCAGCAGTTCGCGGGGCGGGTCGGCTTCTTCCTGCGGGTCGATGATTTCGACGCCACCTATGCGCGAATGGTCGCCGCCGGGGTGACGTTCGTGGGCGCGCCGAGGGAGGAGTCGTACGGGAAGGTGGTGGTGTTTCTGGACCTGGAGGGGAATCGATGGGACCTTCTGGGGTAG
- a CDS encoding AAA family ATPase yields MSSPRFLRRAYLRPDAELRPDLFPGTLPFVRSLDLQFDAPVTILIGENGSGKSTVVEALAELCGLPAGGGGRNELADLRTPQGRSELAPFLRASFATKPRHAYFFRAEFQAHFATLLEERKADPEFLGDPFARYGGRSLHTRSHGEAFLSVLSSWMTPGLILMDEPEAALSPQRQLALLVQMARLAQGGATQFVIATHSTILMTYPGAALLSFDDGTISPTTLEETSHFQITKGLLEHPERYWQHLLRDEEQG; encoded by the coding sequence ATGAGCTCTCCCCGCTTTCTCCGGCGTGCCTACCTGCGCCCAGACGCCGAGCTTCGGCCGGATCTCTTTCCGGGGACGTTGCCGTTTGTCCGGAGCCTCGATCTCCAGTTCGACGCGCCCGTGACCATCCTGATCGGCGAGAATGGCTCGGGGAAGTCGACGGTGGTCGAAGCGCTGGCGGAACTCTGCGGGCTCCCGGCCGGTGGCGGCGGTCGCAACGAGCTCGCCGACCTGCGGACGCCCCAGGGTCGCAGCGAGCTGGCGCCGTTCCTCCGCGCGTCCTTCGCGACCAAGCCGCGGCATGCCTACTTCTTTCGGGCGGAATTTCAGGCGCACTTTGCGACGCTGCTCGAGGAGCGGAAGGCGGACCCCGAGTTTCTGGGCGATCCCTTCGCGCGCTATGGCGGCCGCTCGCTGCACACGCGATCGCACGGCGAGGCCTTCTTGTCGGTGCTCTCATCGTGGATGACCCCGGGCCTGATCCTGATGGACGAACCCGAGGCGGCGCTCTCACCGCAGCGGCAGCTGGCGCTGCTGGTGCAGATGGCGAGACTGGCGCAGGGTGGGGCGACGCAGTTCGTGATCGCGACGCACTCGACCATCCTGATGACCTACCCCGGTGCCGCGCTGCTCTCCTTCGACGACGGGACAATCAGCCCCACGACGCTCGAGGAGACGTCGCACTTTCAGATCACCAAGGGGCTGCTGGAGCATCCCGAGCGCTACTGGCAGCACTTGTTGCGTGACGAGGAGCAGGGGTAG
- a CDS encoding VOC family protein translates to MIKQVKFVSIPVHDQDRALAFYTEKMGFRIATDSPMGPGQRWIELSIPRAQTGVVLFTAPGQEGWIGGFMNISFQCDDVVATYHELKAAGVEFVKEPKVEPWGTSAIFKDSEGNQFVLSTG, encoded by the coding sequence ATGATCAAGCAGGTGAAGTTCGTCAGCATTCCCGTCCACGACCAGGACCGCGCCCTCGCCTTCTATACCGAGAAGATGGGGTTCCGCATCGCCACCGACTCGCCGATGGGACCCGGGCAGCGATGGATCGAGTTGAGCATCCCGCGCGCACAGACCGGCGTGGTGCTGTTCACGGCACCCGGCCAGGAGGGGTGGATCGGCGGCTTCATGAACATCTCCTTCCAGTGCGACGATGTGGTCGCGACGTACCACGAGCTCAAGGCCGCCGGCGTCGAGTTCGTGAAGGAGCCCAAGGTCGAGCCGTGGGGCACGTCGGCGATCTTCAAGGACAGCGAAGGAAACCAGTTCGTGCTGTCGACGGGGTGA